The Cyprinus carpio isolate SPL01 chromosome B8, ASM1834038v1, whole genome shotgun sequence genome segment TTCAATGGCCAAACCAGTGATCTTCATCAGTTTGCtcataaaaagtacatttgaaataacacattacaattcaaaattacatttgaatgtgCATAGAATGTCATCAGGAACCAATCTAAAAACTCACCATGTGCTGTGGCTGGTTCAGAATGTGAGCTTTGGGTGGAAGGAGGTGAAGCTGGAGAATGCAGGGTGTCTGACAGCAAGTTGGGTTGCagaagattttttaattttttcccccagaagCCCTAAGGTTCTGTTGGTTCCTCTGCTGGATGTATTTTTCAGAGCATCCATCCTACTCCCTGCACTTTTGTCCTCAGATTTCCTCAGAGGAAAATGACAGGAGACTTCTCTCCATGCCTGACTAAAAACAGAATGTGTTTgacttaaaaatagttttaaggtTAGAATTTCTATTAAAGGAATCCAACATAACTGCACAccttttataatcattttttttaaactatataatagtttatttaaaaaaaaatggaacattaaattgctaataaataaatagaacaatgcaaataaaacaaatgtaagacAGTTTACATTCAAGGCAGATAAATGAttttaagtaaaaacaacaatatgcaaattacagagaaaaagaataaaggacattttatatataaatcacatatacaaataaatagcTATTTACAGGGAAGTATTTCCTTCATTTCTCATCTCTTTGCAGCCACTCTTCCACAGTTTTTGTGTGCCCAAACTCTTTCTGGCCTGTCCATATCGACTGTACATGTAATCGGAGTTAAGAATCAAATGGAGATAcacatacatttgtatttaaaatggtctatgattgttacatttttttgtaaagtccATCTTCAGGATGCACCTAAAGACAGAGCTCACAATACTTGACATCTGGTCATAGATGAGCCACTTGGTGGTCAGTACAGACTGCATGGCTGGTGGCATGTGATGCCCTAACCGGTCACATGCAGCAAGGTATTGCAGGGACATCTTTACATAGTCATCACTATGTTGTTCACACAGTTTGTGATACAGCATAGAGAACGCTCCCTCATCAGCTTTGCCACATGTATATCACAAGAAAACCTGTTTAAACACACAGACAACCAAGCCAAAGTTtattaaagttcatttaaaagaGTTCCCTTTTAGCAGTGCAGAGGGAAAGGTGTGATGTATCCCAgaccaaaaaaacacaactgactGTACAAACAAGATCTTTGATGCAAGGGACTTCACAGAAGTCTGGCAAGGTCCCCCACAGTGTGTCGTGGTGTTGTTGAGTCTGACACCCATCAAAGGTCAAGCAAAGATCAATGGAGGTCGTTTACACATCCTGAGAAGAACCTCAGACAGAGTCTTTTGaaagaaacttaaaaaagaaCTATGTTACATTACATGCTGTAAATTGTAACACTATTACAAAACAatattgaagtaaaaataaaaaattgtattatttccaTTACAGCATAGTTGTTAAAAATTTCATTACTTAATTGCACATGCCTATTCATTTTTGCCTATAATAAAACCAATTCTTTCATGATTCACCTGTAAAGAGGGTTGCTGGAAACATCCGCGGTGCACCAGATCCAGCTGATCCAGGATGTCATAGGACCACACGGCCAGCTTCTCGATGCAGTGCTGAAACTCCAGGTATTCTGCTTTCAGGAAATACCAGTCAGCACCCGCCTCACTGTCTTGTAGAGCACACAATATGTCAGTCACTGACTGAACCGTCTGCAGTTTGGCATCCACAATCACAGCAGTCAGTGAGTCAAGCAGATCAGCGTTGAAGGTGGTGGAAATACTGTGAACAACACAACTATTATAGTCAAGCAGACGGACAAGAAGACAGTTATCACTAcaattatgatgttatttgtgaTCACATATGATCAACTGAGCATGTCTCCATAGCTGCACAAGAAATGTATAGCcctacaataaaataatatgaatgattATAAGTTAAACAAAACCGTATAAACAAATAGCAAACACAGTAAATAAATCACGAGGCATAGACATGTATAACACATTTTCTCCCTGTCTGTAGCCTCATCTCTTTGTAGGTGCTGTTCTTTTGCATCCCAAAGTCCATCAGACAGTCACCCTCACAGCCAGGTAacatgtctctctgtctctctctgcctgGCACTCTGATGGACTCTGTGACCCGTTTGAATGTGCAGGTGTACTTTAAAAGGCATCTCTCAGTCCAGTCTGTCAGCCTCATGCTCCCGCTGATGTCCAGACAGGACCATGAGAGAGTAGCCAAGGAGGTTTTTTTAGCAGCCACTTGAAGGTTTTATTCCTGTATTGACCAAACTGGATGGCACTTTGTCTTGCCAGCAGTAGGTCATCAAAAGAATCCCATCCACTTTTGATGACCCTGATCTTGGCCGCATCCAGCACAGACCGAAAGGGCTTCCTTTTAGCCAGCAGAAAACTAACATAAAGTGAGTCAAGGTTCAAATGAACAGCTCAGTATTACCCCCTTATTTCTCTGCCATTTCtgcatgaatttatatttaaGGGGCCTCAGGGTTTCAGCACAAAAGGTTTCACTTTAGCCACTTGAGAAATGTGGACTTTCTCTGCAGTGCCTGCGCCCTGAGATGCTCTGAGCACCAGTTCTCCAGCTTCCACACGCAAATTAGGTTTGCTGTCCATTCTGCAACCGTAAAGCAATACACTAGATACTATGATAAACAATGCACTGCAAAACCCCATAAACGAAAGAAAATATCTatcaaatgtatttgaatgtatacatttatcaagcactctttaaaaaaatctgtaaaaagggCACAGTGCactgaaataatttaaagcaattttcCTTGTTTGTTTATTACAGGTGTTTTGCCTGTATTTTAGAGTTAACACAAATGTCCGTAAAATCAATGCATTATGTCCCGGTGATGAGCTGCCAGTACTTTTTCtgatatttcacatttatttcttaCAGCGAGAGTGGCAGACTTGAGTGAATCAAATTAAGTCGAGGCACTGGACTCTTTTGTAGATTATggtaaagataaaaaacaaagtttttaatCGAATCTAATTTTCTTGTTATCTTTGTTAATGATTTGCAGCAGAAAACTTAAAAGGGTCAAACCAATCTAGTACACGCTTCTGCGTGCGTTACACATTTAAAAGACGGGAAAAATGGCTTGCGTCTATGAAGTTCATGAATTAAacttctttaatatatattgaaaaGGAGTCTCTGTGTTATCCCTATTTTTCCCACCACTTCTGCATGCATTACACGCAAAGAGAAAACAGAGAATTTATAAAGAGATCTGTagataataaatgaaacaatatttgTTTCATATAGGAATTTTAGAGAGGTAAAACGGTAAACTAACAAAAGTATCCTTATTACCCTTGATAATTCGccaataacacttttaaaaaggcAGATAAAGCACGAGAAAGGGTTAAATATGTTGACTTGCTGTATGTGCACAGAAAGGGTGATCAAGAAAGCAAACATGCACAGTTAAATTGGACAATCCATTATTtcttatggaaaagagcagtctTTTTTACTGCtcggagcaaaaaaaaataatatttactgtttttgattaGAGCTGAACATGCCTTTCACCCAGAATGCGAGGATGATTTTCGGCCAATGGGAGCGATGCAGGACTGAAACAATTCATCCTGATTCAGAACAGTCTTCTCTGTTGGCCCCCCTGTGGCCCCTCGCACACCTGGGCTCCACCCATCTACCTGAGTACAAGTGCTGTGGCAAATATCAACCAGTTTGATTATAGTGACCAGAGTGCTTTCAAGGACCAGCATTAGCCTATTTGTGcatttcctttgaaaaaaaaaaatatcatggctCCACAAAGAAGGAGATGGCCTCCTGTTATCTCCAAGAGGAGAGAGAACGGAGGGAGAGGTTGCGACAGAGGCTTGAAACAGACATGGACCAAACTGCTTTACGAGTCTGGCAGGCAGAAGCTTCCAAAAGATCAGAAAGGAACTCTAAATTCTGCCAACCTCACTGGCCTCCTGTGATTTCACCAGAGGAACATGAGAGGAGGAGACTGTTCAGGAAAAGCCTGGAGAGAGAGTCTTCTCCTCAAGACTCCCCGTGGAGGCAGTGGCCTCCAGTGCTGAAAAATGTGAAAGTGtcaggtaagattttaaaactatgaatttaagtacaaaaaaaaaaaaaaaaaaattgaatgaatgaattaaatgcaataatacaATGTACATATGTcctaaataattttagtttttgattttttttcgtAGTTCCCCCGTGTGCATCCCTTGCTGTGGTCCCTCCACCAACTGCTGTAGCCGATACAGCCCTTAAACGGGTGCCAACGACCACGgtctggagaagaaaaaagaggGCTGAAGAGGACAAAAAGGCCCTGATGCATGGCAAAGCTATCGCACGACGAGCAGATCCAAAGAGATTTACCTGCAGGCTGTGCAGACAGCCAAAGAGACTGGAGTTTGGACACAGTTTTTACAAAGGAAAGAGTTTCTGTGCCACTTCGGCTGGAAAAAGCGTAACACAGTGGCTCTCGGAGCAGAAGAGGATGGCAGGTACAGACAATTTGAGTAATGTGTCACAGACAACCGCCTCGAGGAGGAAGACATGCAAACCATATACCTGTCAGCTGTGCCAGCAGCCAAAAACAAAGCATTATGGGCACTCACGATACGCTGGCAAAACCTTCTGCAGCACATATGAGGGGAAAACTGTGGAGCTTTGGCTGACAGAGCAACGCGCTCTTTCTCGTATTAAATAGCAATTTCTTGCAATTTTGTAATACTGTTTGTTTGTGCACAGTTTttgctgttttccatttttaaagaattgtaaacatttttaagaactgttcatttttaaagaatttgtgCATGGTGTTCTTGTTTTTACtttagtttgtttacatttatacattttatataacactttctatattttgttttcagtgtgaaatatttaataaaactgtaaatgcaaACAGACTGTGCTTGAAAGCATAAAACTACTATTAAACTATTTCAAATTACTACACTTgtatattcaagtttattttaaaatctatataacaattttctaaaatatttattttaaattatgctgataaatataaaaatactgagcAATACAAATAGATTAGGCGAGAAAGTTTACATGACTTATGAAGGCAAATGTTCTAAAATGAgccattatttcatatttacatgaGCTTTATTAAAGGCAGACAAAAGTATaagatatttacaaaaaaataattatttacatatttacaatgcaattgcaaaaaaaatacttatttattattagatatatttcatttatataatacatattaaatgtaattatctaCAATGAAGGATTTCCTTAATTTCTCATTTTGTAGCCACAGTTTTTCCCCGTGGCACAGATGATTTCTTTTTCTTGGCTGCCCACATTAGCTGAACAGCTGGGCATCTGTGTCCTGGCCAAAGTTCTCCCTGAACTTCCAGGACTGCTGAGAGCACAGATACTCCACCCCGATGAGCTCGcctgacaaaaaaatatttttattttattttatttttaaattatatatttaaaagtgtgttaAAACAGAAATCGGTGTGCTACAAAGAAAGCATCAAAGCATGATGTTATAGAAACATACTTGTGTACTCTCTCAGCTTTAAGTATACTTGTACAAGACAGCTGCTAAGAAGGGTCCTGGATGCAAGACAGATGCCACTTTTGGGTGTCCCAGATGACAGCCATCCTCTCCTGATCCACCAAGCAGAGACTGATGATTTCCCTGGTGTCTATGAAGGCCTCCAGTATCTCTCCAATCAGCTGCACGGTCTCCTCCATGCCAAGTGCAATGTGTAATCTTTAGGAT includes the following:
- the LOC122138184 gene encoding uncharacterized protein LOC122138184, whose product is MASCYLQEERERRERLRQRLETDMDQTALRVWQAEASKRSERNSKFCQPHWPPVISPEEHERRRLFRKSLERESSPQDSPWRQWPPVLKNVKVSVPPCASLAVVPPPTAVADTALKRVPTTTVWRRKKRAEEDKKALMHGKAIARRADPKRFTCRLCRQPKRLEFGHSFYKGKSFCATSAGKSVTQWLSEQKRMAGTDNLSNVSQTTASRRKTCKPYTCQLCQQPKTKHYGHSRYAGKTFCSTYEGKTVELWLTEQRALSRIK